Proteins from a genomic interval of Odontesthes bonariensis isolate fOdoBon6 chromosome 7, fOdoBon6.hap1, whole genome shotgun sequence:
- the pex11a gene encoding peroxisomal membrane protein 11A, with amino-acid sequence MDAFVNFTSQSQGRDRIFRASQYACALSIYLLRNNTERKDLVAKLKGLETNMSAGRKLLRLGNTANSIEAAKRTMQLSDRVLCLCLTAANASRAFYFICDNVLWAQSVGLIRGIDKECWSFNASRFYFYSLVMNLTRDVYVVLKLMVQRARDKHFREKMDQNLNQCPEVAEVILPQLDAFVFLLLETLKSHPAVALDTVKNICDLFIPFDRLGIYKSNAGVVGFCGLMSSLIGIMTLAKPALRIKP; translated from the exons ATGGACGCGTTTGTAAACTTCACAAGCCAAAGCCAAGGAAGGGATCGTATATTTAG ggCATCCCAATATGCTTGTGCACTTTCCATCTATTTATTACGAAACAACACTGAGAGAAAGGACCTTGTGGCCAAACTTAAAGGTCTGGAAACCAACATGAGTGCTGGACGAAAGT TGCTCAGGCTGGGAAACACAGCAAATTCCATTGAGGCTGCTAAGCGAACCATGCAACTCTCTGACCGAGTGCTGTGCCTGTGTCTCACTGCGGCCAACGCCAGCCGCGCCTTCTACTTTATCTGCGACAATGTGCTTTGGGCCCAAAGTGTCGGCCTGATCCGCGGCATTGACAAGGAATGCTGGAGCTTTAACGCTTCTCGCTTCTATTTCTACTCATTAGTAATGAATCTGACTAGAGATGTTTATGTAGTTCTCAAGCTGATGGTGCAGAGAGCGAGAgacaaacatttcagagaaaaaatggaccaaaaTCTCAATCAGTGTCCTGAAGTAGCTGAAGTTATCCTTCCTCAGTTGGATGCCTTTGTTTTCCTGCTCTTAGAAACCCTAAAATCCCACCCAGCGGTTGCATTGGACACCGTGAAGAACATTTGTGATCTCTTCATTCCCTTCGACAGGTTGGGCATTTACAAGTCAAACGCAGGGGTGGTTGGATTTTGTGGGCTGATGTCCTCCCTGATCGGCATTATGACCCTTGCAAAGCCCGCTCTAAGGATCAAGCCATGA